A portion of the Pseudoalteromonas luteoviolacea genome contains these proteins:
- a CDS encoding ExbD/TolR family protein, whose amino-acid sequence MDFNQQDAQTSSIKEPNMLPLIDVMLVLLVIVLITSPLLTKALNVDVSNGQAQAVQSAQLTLSINDKGTWRVNGQALNQAQVRHYLTEQAEQTDLSVHLNVGSKTQYQDVHSLMSLLNELDIDKVSFAKQEEQKK is encoded by the coding sequence ATGGATTTTAATCAGCAAGATGCACAGACTTCCAGCATTAAAGAGCCCAATATGCTGCCTTTGATTGATGTCATGCTGGTATTACTGGTCATTGTTCTGATCACCTCCCCTTTACTTACCAAAGCGCTTAATGTCGATGTCAGCAATGGACAAGCTCAAGCCGTACAATCTGCACAGCTCACCCTGTCAATTAATGACAAGGGCACATGGCGAGTAAACGGCCAAGCGCTTAACCAAGCGCAAGTCAGACACTATTTAACTGAACAAGCCGAGCAGACTGATTTGAGTGTGCATTTAAATGTGGGCAGTAAAACCCAGTATCAGGATGTGCATAGTTTAATGTCGCTGTTAAACGAGTTAGATATCGATAAAGTCAGTTTTGCAAAGCAAGAAGAACAAAAAAAATAG
- a CDS encoding PepSY-associated TM helix domain-containing protein, translating to MFSKDTLKNLTHAHTWLGLIISGALMIIFVCGSLSFYRAEIHQWDRFHNFHKALPTEQIPVSHVIDKLQELGYDIRFNDRVSIDLPSENKPFYTVFFPAIQDGKRQYVNYSFAADDGRLLDLDRNQFFLADMLYRMHYHLYIPSIGFELVGIITLIFFVVLLTGLLIHLKKIISHYYQYRTDKAKDKYLDGHILIGVTAFPYTFMYALTGVYFNLALLFQASFGFAAFNGDFTELNRVLGKPDVIQHTARGLTLPTQQYDALISHIKTRYPTHQLTYLFSYGMADKAAHVEVILRQPGSLHEYHRLRFALDDFTQLSGDTIKHHPAQASAATFEALHYGTFGGDLMRFLMFLMGLACCYLILTGNLIWLEKRAKKRQQSKVGLRFVSAMTLALSSGVLISVAMCFVITRFLSEYFAMQTILVPVFHLSWFFAMLHAFVKNAPRKVMIQQLIMAALLFLLAPAYDLFNGMLAIRPLLIADKAIWWVNGALTTMAILCLLIARHYNKGTTK from the coding sequence ATGTTTTCTAAAGATACGTTAAAAAACCTCACCCATGCGCACACTTGGCTTGGTTTGATCATTTCTGGCGCACTCATGATTATTTTTGTCTGTGGTAGTCTCTCTTTTTATCGCGCTGAGATTCATCAATGGGACCGATTTCATAACTTTCATAAAGCCTTGCCCACAGAGCAAATCCCCGTCAGTCACGTCATTGATAAATTGCAAGAGCTTGGCTATGACATTCGCTTCAATGACCGAGTCAGTATTGATTTACCCAGCGAAAATAAACCGTTTTACACGGTGTTTTTTCCCGCTATACAAGACGGTAAACGACAATATGTAAACTACAGCTTTGCCGCCGATGATGGCCGTTTACTCGACCTCGATCGCAATCAGTTTTTTCTTGCCGACATGCTGTATCGCATGCACTATCACTTGTATATTCCAAGCATTGGATTTGAACTGGTCGGGATAATTACGTTAATTTTTTTTGTGGTGCTGCTGACAGGGTTACTCATCCACCTAAAAAAAATCATCAGTCATTACTATCAATATCGGACCGACAAAGCCAAAGATAAATACCTTGATGGCCACATCTTGATTGGGGTTACCGCGTTTCCCTATACCTTTATGTATGCACTGACCGGCGTCTATTTCAATCTTGCTTTATTGTTTCAAGCCAGCTTTGGGTTTGCAGCATTTAATGGCGACTTTACCGAGCTAAATAGAGTACTTGGCAAACCAGATGTAATACAACATACAGCCAGGGGCCTAACACTGCCAACGCAACAATATGATGCCTTGATATCACACATTAAAACGCGCTACCCAACACATCAGCTCACCTATCTATTTTCATATGGTATGGCAGACAAAGCCGCTCACGTTGAAGTGATCTTGCGCCAACCTGGTTCATTACATGAATATCATAGACTGCGCTTTGCATTAGATGACTTTACGCAATTGAGCGGTGACACCATTAAGCATCATCCAGCCCAGGCAAGCGCGGCAACGTTTGAAGCGCTACATTACGGCACATTTGGCGGAGATCTCATGCGCTTTTTAATGTTTTTAATGGGTCTCGCGTGCTGTTACTTGATTTTAACTGGTAACTTGATCTGGTTAGAAAAGCGGGCAAAAAAGCGTCAGCAAAGCAAAGTAGGTTTGCGCTTTGTCAGTGCAATGACTTTAGCCCTTTCGAGCGGCGTACTCATCTCAGTTGCCATGTGCTTTGTCATAACACGCTTTTTGTCTGAGTACTTTGCGATGCAAACTATACTTGTGCCGGTATTTCACCTCAGTTGGTTTTTTGCCATGCTCCATGCTTTTGTTAAAAACGCACCGAGGAAAGTCATGATCCAGCAGTTAATAATGGCCGCTTTACTCTTTTTATTGGCACCCGCCTATGATTTATTCAATGGCATGTTGGCCATACGGCCACTATTAATAGCCGACAAAGCGATATGGTGGGTCAATGGCGCGCTTACTACCATGGCAATACTGTGCTTATTAATCGCAAGGCACTACAACAAAGGCACCACAAAGTAA
- a CDS encoding MotA/TolQ/ExbB proton channel family protein, producing the protein MTNIFIYLSQFDPIILAIFLLLLAMSCLTWSRALHLCWSLLCIKRQQNHAKQLWHKQETLIAFTQAHTSPSPKLFKRFGLYYHIAKVGNLAKQQYIDAPSEQLSLSDFLASQLTLYSKRALPKYGLNLLATTAACAPFIGLLGTVWGIHLSLNVIGEQATATLTALAPAIAEALIITGVGIAVAIPAVLFYNFFAKQYEQLQTDLNYFAQQWHNYLLTGHSPAHLSGS; encoded by the coding sequence ATGACAAACATATTTATATATCTCAGCCAGTTTGACCCTATCATTCTTGCCATTTTTTTACTGCTTTTAGCCATGTCATGTTTGACTTGGAGCCGAGCACTTCACTTGTGTTGGTCTTTGCTATGTATCAAGCGCCAGCAAAATCACGCAAAGCAACTGTGGCATAAGCAAGAAACATTAATCGCTTTTACTCAAGCACATACATCGCCAAGCCCTAAACTTTTCAAACGCTTTGGTCTGTATTACCACATTGCAAAAGTCGGCAACTTGGCAAAGCAGCAATATATAGATGCCCCAAGTGAACAACTGTCACTGTCTGACTTTCTCGCCAGTCAATTAACGTTATACAGTAAGCGCGCCTTACCTAAATATGGCTTAAACTTGCTTGCGACCACTGCCGCCTGTGCGCCCTTTATCGGTTTACTCGGCACAGTTTGGGGCATTCACTTATCACTGAATGTCATTGGCGAGCAAGCAACGGCAACGCTGACAGCCCTTGCCCCCGCCATTGCTGAGGCACTGATTATTACTGGTGTGGGCATCGCTGTTGCCATTCCAGCGGTGCTGTTTTATAACTTTTTTGCCAAGCAGTATGAGCAGCTACAAACTGACCTCAATTATTTTGCCCAGCAGTGGCATAATTACCTATTAACTGGCCACTCGCCTGCACATTTATCGGGGTCTTAA
- a CDS encoding energy transducer TonB, with protein sequence MMRFVVLLILVAALHVLVLGFLTDDKREATSIAPNHLTMTLAELPPPAAKTLQKSDFTNTNTQQHAIPDENAKPQKVVSTHNPETAKQNDISARSTPAQQKQLARPINAPQPVYPEDAKAAGQQGVVTIKFLVNARGGVESPHIVKSSGFDALDMAAKNAILDWSFYPTLVNEEAVSHWYQQRIIFEIEKVHIHTNKTIEPTP encoded by the coding sequence ATGATGCGATTTGTTGTTTTGCTAATATTGGTTGCAGCCCTGCATGTACTTGTACTGGGGTTTTTGACTGACGATAAAAGAGAAGCAACCTCTATAGCGCCTAATCACCTTACAATGACGCTGGCAGAATTACCGCCACCAGCAGCAAAAACACTGCAGAAAAGTGACTTTACGAACACAAACACGCAACAGCACGCCATACCAGATGAAAATGCAAAACCTCAAAAAGTAGTCAGCACTCACAACCCAGAGACAGCTAAACAAAATGATATCAGTGCAAGATCAACACCTGCACAGCAAAAGCAGCTTGCTAGGCCAATTAACGCGCCGCAGCCAGTGTACCCAGAAGATGCAAAAGCCGCGGGTCAACAAGGTGTCGTCACTATCAAGTTTTTGGTCAATGCTCGTGGTGGTGTAGAGTCTCCACACATTGTTAAAAGCAGTGGTTTTGATGCCCTAGATATGGCCGCGAAAAACGCCATTTTAGATTGGTCTTTTTATCCCACATTAGTCAATGAAGAGGCAGTTTCACACTGGTATCAGCAACGTATTATTTTTGAAATAGAAAAAGTCCACATACATACCAATAAAACCATCGAGCCCACCCCATAA
- a CDS encoding cytochrome-c peroxidase translates to MSSKYIVLVAITLAAIFLILAIQFKSAQQRHHWQQDVVEVHSTEIVYQERKVDAPIQPLPIVKQYDVAWAQLGKALFKSPLLSADNSVSCASCHDLYNGGDDGFSVSVGIKQQLGERNSPTVINSVLNFRQFWDGRSPNLESQTPEPIHNPMEMGTNWQAVIEKLNAQPDFVKSFNAVSNDGITVENIIKAIVAFEASLISQNTPIDDFLLGKTNALTTQQKRGYEKFMSYGCVTCHQGRNIGGNLYQKVGRLDQVPAQLLDDLGRFELTQNPLDKFVFKVPSLRNVALTAPYFHNGSVDNLSDAIRIMARGQLGLDLSDEDVADIEALLHSFSGNLPRSLAE, encoded by the coding sequence ATGAGTAGTAAGTACATCGTACTCGTTGCCATCACACTAGCTGCAATATTCCTAATACTGGCGATTCAGTTTAAATCGGCTCAACAACGTCATCATTGGCAACAAGATGTCGTTGAGGTGCACTCTACTGAGATCGTGTATCAAGAGCGCAAAGTGGATGCGCCTATCCAGCCTTTACCTATTGTGAAGCAATACGATGTGGCATGGGCACAATTAGGTAAAGCTTTATTCAAAAGCCCATTGTTGTCTGCTGATAATTCGGTGTCCTGCGCATCTTGCCACGACTTGTATAATGGTGGGGATGATGGTTTTTCTGTGTCTGTTGGCATCAAACAGCAACTGGGTGAGCGCAATTCTCCAACTGTGATTAATTCAGTCCTTAATTTTCGTCAATTTTGGGATGGTCGCAGCCCTAACTTAGAGTCTCAAACGCCTGAGCCTATTCATAATCCAATGGAAATGGGCACAAATTGGCAAGCGGTGATCGAAAAACTAAATGCGCAGCCAGACTTTGTGAAAAGTTTTAATGCGGTTTCAAATGATGGCATTACCGTAGAAAACATCATAAAAGCGATTGTGGCTTTTGAGGCGTCGCTCATTTCTCAAAATACGCCAATTGACGATTTCCTGTTGGGTAAAACCAATGCATTAACTACCCAGCAGAAGCGTGGGTATGAAAAGTTTATGTCTTATGGTTGTGTGACTTGTCATCAAGGTCGCAATATTGGTGGCAATTTATATCAAAAAGTGGGCCGCTTAGATCAAGTACCAGCTCAATTGTTAGATGATTTGGGCCGCTTTGAATTGACACAAAACCCTCTGGATAAGTTTGTGTTCAAAGTGCCTAGTTTACGTAATGTTGCTTTAACAGCACCCTATTTTCACAATGGTTCAGTGGACAATTTGTCTGATGCGATCCGGATCATGGCCAGAGGTCAGCTGGGTTTAGATTTAAGTGATGAAGATGTTGCAGACATAGAGGCATTACTGCACTCTTTCTCTGGTAACTTACCGAGGTCTTTAGCGGAGTGA
- a CDS encoding DUF4880 domain-containing protein — protein MSQFETMPTQSAIKQAIKWYVQHEAQSLTRTQKQAFTQWLEEDPTHQKAWLQVQRSQQMFSGLQLDGQQSLNTLSKAQHSRRHILKSIAVISISSGLTWRYQKELGISAKLADHHAQVGEQVKLSDLRQAEVHLNTHSAINLSATALQLKYGEAHVVCQISLIISSPQCHLEAPEGSEFILFDEGGQLRFSALNQQFNIYTNGQYYQVARGNTLISDHTGARIISTPRHATSWTKGMLSVSQMPLEQFISELSRYLSGSIRVAPAAAQLRISGAFSLEAPKQILRQIINTFPELTLTGIPSVWQVINKN, from the coding sequence GTGAGTCAATTTGAAACAATGCCAACACAGTCAGCGATAAAACAAGCGATTAAATGGTATGTGCAACATGAAGCACAATCTCTGACACGCACTCAAAAACAGGCTTTCACTCAATGGCTAGAGGAAGATCCAACACATCAAAAAGCATGGCTACAGGTTCAGCGCTCACAGCAAATGTTTTCTGGGCTTCAGCTTGATGGTCAACAATCATTAAATACACTCTCTAAAGCACAGCATAGTCGCCGTCATATCTTAAAATCAATTGCTGTGATTTCTATATCAAGCGGACTCACTTGGCGCTACCAAAAAGAGTTAGGGATCAGTGCCAAGCTAGCCGACCATCATGCACAGGTTGGCGAACAAGTTAAATTATCTGACTTAAGACAGGCGGAGGTCCATCTCAACACGCACAGTGCTATCAACCTTTCTGCCACAGCACTACAACTGAAATATGGTGAAGCACATGTTGTTTGCCAAATCAGTCTGATAATTTCAAGCCCACAATGTCACCTAGAAGCGCCAGAGGGCAGTGAGTTTATCCTTTTTGATGAAGGAGGACAGCTGCGCTTTAGTGCATTGAACCAACAATTTAATATCTATACTAACGGACAGTACTATCAAGTGGCACGAGGAAATACGCTCATTTCTGATCATACCGGTGCACGTATTATTAGCACACCGCGCCATGCGACAAGCTGGACGAAAGGCATGCTGAGCGTATCTCAAATGCCTCTTGAGCAGTTTATTTCTGAGTTATCACGTTACCTATCAGGCTCCATTCGAGTTGCCCCTGCGGCTGCTCAATTGCGGATCAGTGGCGCTTTCTCTCTTGAGGCTCCAAAGCAAATACTTAGGCAAATTATCAACACATTTCCAGAACTTACTCTCACTGGCATTCCGAGTGTGTGGCAAGTTATCAATAAAAATTAG
- a CDS encoding TonB-dependent siderophore receptor — protein MVAQPIKSFKFSLLAASLSGVLLTSSIHANANDQVYSLSLPASSLDQAISELGEQTGISISINSTLSENLKSHQISGTLSVEQAIAQLLAGTNLKYSKTDTGYVINDNGVSDPVAQLPDMHVKAVETIEVLGQPIERSSSPTGLDLSVKETPQSISVLDANFIEYYGLDDIEDVLNNSAGVYRYKYGTSDDTLFSSRGFYVNEYVKDGMPAGFSRGQEFRLDSAVYDSVEVLRGAAGLMAGAGEPSATVNLISKKPTRERLLNVSAELGSFNHKRAELDASSALTEDGKYAARVVLVFEDSDTYVDREDIQKQVIYTQFHGYFGAQEQTEAALTLHHQKLDHNGVHWGVPIFNTDGSRTDLPKSTNLASPNAFQNREHTGYTFKLSHQLNLDWQLNGAIYHGTNDLDSIFTYFAFAPDPQTGKGLFGIDSLFADEGEVTTITASAIGRIELLGREHQINITYLNNETEYTNVTYEKETPEGRRAFHPIDSIFNENPARGINAPNMNQKIMDRMEAVDEETLALSTNIDVHDQVNVIAGIKFYKFKQHNKNYTSWQGHSASSSSDDGDSKYLGLVYSPTDTLNIYASYTDTYKPQPGLVDINLDPIEAITGQNIELGLKLALFDDKFNINIAAFDTLLKNVAEAIPEYANSNPIRYRQVDGANSTGFELEIAGDITENWQLNASYSEFSLEDQQGEDVNKEAPRKLLKLNTSYQYNDWRAGIGLQWNDDTTVNVLAPRGVDLGIPAGTRRGSLADTKQGETLISAHLGYQVTEQLDVKVHVRNLLDESYYDTYGFVPKKAGSPRTWVINANYKF, from the coding sequence ATGGTTGCTCAACCTATCAAATCGTTTAAATTTAGCTTACTGGCTGCCAGTTTATCCGGTGTATTACTGACTTCTTCTATCCATGCAAATGCAAATGATCAGGTCTATTCACTGAGTTTACCTGCCAGCTCTCTCGATCAAGCGATTTCAGAACTCGGTGAGCAAACCGGCATTTCGATTTCTATTAATAGCACATTGAGTGAAAACCTGAAAAGTCATCAAATCTCAGGCACACTCAGTGTGGAGCAAGCAATAGCGCAATTGCTCGCTGGTACAAACCTGAAATACTCTAAAACAGATACAGGTTATGTTATCAATGACAATGGTGTCAGCGACCCCGTAGCACAATTACCAGATATGCATGTGAAAGCGGTCGAGACCATAGAGGTATTAGGTCAACCCATTGAGCGCAGCTCCTCCCCGACTGGGCTTGATCTATCCGTTAAGGAAACTCCTCAATCAATCTCAGTCTTAGATGCTAATTTTATTGAATATTATGGGCTAGATGATATAGAGGATGTGCTCAATAATAGTGCGGGTGTTTATCGCTATAAATATGGGACATCAGACGATACACTCTTTTCTTCTCGCGGTTTTTACGTCAATGAATATGTTAAAGATGGCATGCCAGCTGGTTTTTCTCGTGGACAAGAATTTCGCTTAGACAGCGCCGTTTATGACTCCGTCGAAGTACTGCGTGGTGCGGCTGGTTTAATGGCTGGTGCAGGTGAGCCCTCGGCAACTGTTAACCTTATTTCCAAAAAGCCTACTCGTGAGCGTTTATTGAACGTATCAGCTGAACTCGGCAGTTTTAATCACAAACGTGCAGAATTAGACGCCAGCAGCGCATTGACCGAAGATGGTAAATATGCGGCTCGTGTCGTGCTTGTCTTTGAAGATAGCGACACGTATGTCGATAGAGAGGACATCCAAAAGCAAGTCATCTATACCCAGTTTCATGGCTATTTTGGCGCACAAGAGCAAACTGAAGCCGCTCTGACACTTCATCACCAAAAGCTAGACCATAATGGTGTACATTGGGGGGTGCCTATTTTCAATACAGACGGTAGTCGCACAGATCTGCCAAAATCGACCAATTTAGCTTCTCCCAATGCATTTCAAAATAGAGAACATACAGGGTATACATTTAAGCTTTCTCACCAGCTCAACCTCGATTGGCAACTTAACGGTGCGATTTATCATGGTACCAATGATTTAGATTCAATTTTTACTTACTTCGCATTTGCACCAGACCCTCAAACAGGAAAAGGCCTATTTGGTATTGATTCACTGTTTGCCGATGAAGGAGAAGTCACCACAATTACCGCCAGCGCGATAGGTAGAATTGAGCTCCTTGGCCGAGAACACCAGATAAATATTACATATTTAAATAACGAGACAGAGTACACGAATGTAACGTACGAAAAAGAAACCCCTGAGGGTCGCCGTGCTTTCCACCCAATTGATAGCATCTTTAACGAAAATCCTGCTCGCGGCATCAATGCGCCAAACATGAACCAAAAAATCATGGATCGAATGGAAGCCGTCGATGAGGAAACATTGGCACTGAGCACCAATATCGATGTGCATGATCAGGTCAATGTGATCGCGGGTATCAAGTTTTATAAATTCAAACAACACAATAAAAACTATACGTCTTGGCAAGGCCATTCGGCTTCTTCGTCTTCTGATGACGGTGACAGTAAGTACTTAGGTCTGGTATACAGTCCAACCGACACTTTAAACATCTATGCAAGTTACACAGATACATACAAACCCCAACCTGGTTTGGTTGATATTAATCTTGACCCGATTGAAGCCATTACCGGCCAGAACATTGAGCTTGGATTAAAGCTCGCACTATTTGACGATAAGTTTAATATCAACATTGCCGCATTTGATACTTTGCTAAAAAACGTCGCTGAAGCCATTCCAGAATATGCCAACTCAAATCCAATCCGATACCGCCAAGTAGACGGTGCAAACTCAACCGGATTTGAACTTGAAATAGCGGGTGACATCACTGAGAACTGGCAACTTAACGCCAGTTACAGCGAGTTCTCACTTGAAGATCAACAAGGTGAAGACGTTAACAAAGAAGCGCCACGCAAGTTACTGAAGTTAAATACAAGCTATCAATACAACGACTGGCGAGCAGGTATTGGCTTACAGTGGAACGATGACACTACAGTGAATGTATTAGCGCCGCGTGGCGTTGATCTTGGCATACCCGCTGGTACTCGACGTGGTTCACTGGCCGATACCAAACAAGGGGAAACCCTGATTTCAGCTCACCTTGGTTATCAAGTCACCGAACAACTGGATGTGAAGGTGCATGTACGCAACCTACTGGATGAATCTTACTACGATACATACGGGTTTGTACCTAAAAAAGCTGGTTCTCCACGTACTTGGGTTATCAACGCCAACTATAAATTCTAA
- a CDS encoding alkaline phosphatase D family protein has protein sequence MTRLPDPNQYESALPKLNSMCIVGHTTDSTAKIWLRTFTPGQWCIVLVEAAHIDTIKTRLNEFNSHPDDVCFSGAGIVKYPIDTEEKYDNCACVTLEHLSPDTCYHYFLFAYGDTHQTLPRKIEKGYRIEHTFYTDQSGFNWRDFSFGFYSCHDPFGQKSITDGLWPDLCEALEARNTRFVIGGGDQVYCDTHGKRAQSKCKPAQPDIEDLWDWLSRHKNALYDAYTEQGTLNKEGVIDYLAKLYRIYYRIYWNFGSQQSVYRAYPQYMMWDDHEIMDGWGSLTKAQRIDKLSLFWGYDDDHINATIARLAYQAAKRAYLDYQHLHNPDTNVSNRHYDIEDSQQQWDYGFIKGPIGVYVLDTRSHHDVENQPDGARLLGPEQMIRFAQWLSDTATSGVKAIFIVTAVPVVHWNDAVMNNMDLLLKIFGAMDDAIDEWGNDTNIKERNIMLDHVFELSHTHQVPITFLSGDVHCASAFKFSSPTFPNAKVMNITSSAISRKPPPKMAAVAIDSSKKMYRSPHIEIENIFEMAGENNFLVVDISEQNNALSIIAYVYHGKPNDDELQREEIRIM, from the coding sequence ATGACAAGATTACCCGACCCCAACCAATATGAGTCAGCTCTACCCAAACTCAACTCTATGTGTATTGTTGGGCATACCACAGACTCCACCGCTAAGATTTGGCTACGCACCTTCACGCCTGGGCAATGGTGTATCGTCCTCGTTGAAGCCGCCCACATAGACACAATCAAAACCCGCCTTAATGAATTTAACTCTCACCCTGATGATGTCTGCTTCAGTGGTGCAGGTATAGTAAAGTACCCAATTGATACAGAAGAAAAATATGACAATTGTGCCTGTGTCACGCTAGAACACTTAAGTCCAGACACTTGCTATCATTACTTTTTATTTGCCTATGGCGATACCCACCAGACTCTGCCGAGAAAAATTGAAAAAGGTTATCGTATCGAGCACACCTTCTATACGGATCAGTCAGGGTTCAATTGGCGTGACTTTAGTTTTGGGTTTTATAGCTGTCACGACCCCTTTGGACAGAAGTCGATTACAGATGGCTTATGGCCAGATCTGTGCGAAGCACTTGAAGCAAGGAACACCCGCTTTGTAATAGGCGGCGGCGACCAAGTCTACTGTGATACCCATGGTAAAAGAGCGCAATCAAAGTGCAAACCGGCTCAACCTGACATTGAAGATTTATGGGATTGGCTCAGCCGCCACAAAAACGCGTTATATGACGCTTATACAGAGCAAGGCACACTCAACAAAGAAGGCGTTATAGACTACTTAGCCAAGCTGTATCGCATCTACTATCGAATTTATTGGAACTTCGGCTCGCAGCAATCGGTATATCGCGCTTACCCTCAATACATGATGTGGGACGACCATGAGATTATGGACGGCTGGGGCTCACTCACCAAAGCGCAGCGCATAGATAAACTCAGTCTCTTTTGGGGATACGATGATGACCATATAAACGCGACCATCGCGCGCTTGGCATACCAAGCCGCTAAGAGAGCTTATTTGGATTATCAGCATTTGCATAACCCAGATACGAATGTGTCGAACAGACACTATGATATCGAAGATAGCCAGCAGCAATGGGACTACGGATTTATAAAAGGCCCTATCGGTGTTTATGTGCTTGATACACGCTCGCACCATGATGTGGAAAACCAACCAGACGGCGCGCGTTTATTAGGCCCAGAGCAAATGATACGCTTTGCACAGTGGCTTAGCGACACAGCAACCAGCGGTGTGAAAGCCATTTTTATTGTCACTGCCGTGCCGGTCGTGCATTGGAATGACGCAGTGATGAATAACATGGACCTACTGTTAAAGATTTTTGGTGCCATGGACGATGCCATTGATGAATGGGGCAATGACACCAACATCAAAGAGCGCAATATCATGTTAGACCATGTGTTTGAGCTATCCCATACCCATCAAGTCCCCATCACCTTTTTAAGCGGCGATGTGCACTGTGCATCTGCCTTCAAGTTCTCATCCCCGACCTTCCCCAACGCCAAGGTGATGAACATCACCTCCAGTGCCATCTCTCGCAAACCACCACCAAAAATGGCTGCCGTTGCCATCGATAGCAGCAAAAAGATGTATCGCTCACCCCATATTGAGATAGAAAACATATTTGAAATGGCAGGGGAAAATAACTTTTTGGTAGTCGATATTTCGGAGCAAAACAATGCCTTGTCGATTATCGCCTACGTCTATCATGGCAAGCCCAATGATGATGAGTTGCAGAGAGAAGAGATAAGGATTATGTAA
- a CDS encoding sigma-70 family RNA polymerase sigma factor has product MQIESLYQDHHSWLRQFLYNKLNCQAQAADIAQDTFLRVLNKQAAKKLEPIHSPRAYLTTLATGLVNNHWRRQSIEQAYLETLAQQPEHLVPSPETQQMIIHTLEQLSLVLEKLPQRIRQIFIMARIDGLPYKDIAKQLDVSVNIVQKAMCKAIMACIEVQSESI; this is encoded by the coding sequence TTGCAAATAGAGTCTTTGTATCAAGATCATCACTCGTGGTTACGTCAGTTTTTATACAACAAGCTAAACTGTCAAGCACAGGCTGCAGATATTGCACAAGACACTTTCCTTAGAGTACTGAATAAACAAGCGGCTAAAAAACTCGAACCTATCCATTCTCCCAGAGCTTATCTAACAACATTGGCAACGGGTCTTGTGAATAACCATTGGCGCAGGCAATCTATAGAGCAAGCTTATCTCGAAACGCTTGCCCAACAACCTGAGCACCTAGTCCCCAGCCCCGAAACACAACAAATGATTATCCATACGTTAGAGCAACTCTCTTTGGTACTGGAAAAACTACCACAACGCATTAGACAAATATTTATCATGGCACGTATTGATGGGCTACCTTATAAAGACATTGCTAAGCAACTAGATGTCAGCGTTAATATCGTTCAAAAAGCCATGTGTAAGGCGATAATGGCTTGTATTGAAGTGCAAAGTGAGTCAATTTGA